The following proteins are co-located in the Siansivirga zeaxanthinifaciens CC-SAMT-1 genome:
- the rpsH gene encoding 30S ribosomal protein S8, with translation MYTDPIADYLTRIRNAVRANHRVVEIPASNLKKDITKILFEQGYILSYKFDDSTVQGTIKIALKYNKETKEPVIKKIERISKPGLRKYASSKELPRILNGLGIAIVSTSHGVMTGKQAKRDNVGGEVLCYVY, from the coding sequence ATGTACACAGATCCAATAGCGGATTATTTGACAAGAATTAGAAATGCAGTGCGTGCTAACCACAGAGTGGTTGAGATCCCAGCATCTAATCTTAAAAAAGACATCACAAAAATATTATTCGAACAAGGATATATTTTAAGTTACAAGTTTGATGATTCTACAGTACAAGGAACTATTAAAATAGCTCTTAAGTACAACAAAGAAACAAAAGAGCCTGTAATTAAAAAGATTGAAAGAATAAGTAAACCAGGTTTACGTAAGTATGCAAGTTCTAAAGAACTACCTAGAATTCTTAATGGTCTTGGTATTGCTATCGTTTCTACTTCTCATGGAGTAATGACGGGCAAACAAGCCAAAAGAGATAACGTAGGTGGAGAAGTTTTATGTTACGTTTACTAA
- the rpsN gene encoding 30S ribosomal protein S14, whose amino-acid sequence MAKESMKAREVKRAKTVAKYAEKRKALKEAGDYEALQKLPKNASPIRQHNRCKLTGRPRGYMRTFGISRVTFREMANQGLIPGVRKASW is encoded by the coding sequence ATGGCTAAAGAATCAATGAAAGCCCGCGAGGTAAAAAGAGCTAAAACAGTAGCTAAATATGCTGAAAAACGTAAAGCTTTAAAAGAAGCTGGAGATTATGAAGCATTACAAAAGTTACCAAAAAATGCTTCTCCAATTCGTCAACATAATAGATGTAAATTAACAGGAAGACCTAGAGGTTACATGAGAACATTTGGTATCTCACGTGTTACTTTTAGAGAAATGGCTAACCAAGGCCTTATTCCTGGTGTAAGAAAAGCAAGTTGGTAA
- the rplE gene encoding 50S ribosomal protein L5: MAYSPRLKEEYKSKVIAALTEEFGYKNVMQVPKLQKIVISKGVGAAVADKKLIDYAVEELTTISGQKAIATISKKDVASFKLRKGMPIGAKVTLRGERMYEFLDRLVTSALPRVRDFSGIKASGFDGRGNYNLGITEQIIFPEINIDKVNKISGMDITFVTSAETDKEAKSLLTELGLPFQKN; this comes from the coding sequence ATGGCATATTCACCGAGACTAAAAGAAGAGTATAAAAGCAAAGTAATTGCTGCTCTTACAGAAGAATTTGGATATAAAAATGTAATGCAAGTTCCTAAACTACAAAAGATAGTAATATCTAAAGGTGTAGGAGCTGCTGTTGCAGACAAAAAGTTAATCGACTATGCAGTTGAAGAATTAACTACTATATCTGGACAAAAAGCTATAGCAACTATATCTAAAAAAGACGTTGCATCTTTCAAATTACGTAAAGGTATGCCAATTGGAGCAAAAGTAACTTTACGCGGAGAAAGAATGTATGAATTTTTAGATCGTTTAGTAACTTCAGCTTTACCACGAGTTAGAGATTTTAGCGGTATTAAAGCTTCAGGTTTTGATGGAAGAGGTAATTACAATTTAGGTATTACTGAACAAATCATTTTCCCTGAGATAAATATCGATAAAGTTAACAAAATCTCAGGAATGGATATTACATTTGTAACTTCTGCCGAAACAGATAAAGAAGCAAAATCATTATTAACCGAATTAGGATTACCTTTTCAAAAGAACTAA